CTATATTTAGAAAAAAATACTTTAACATATTATTTTTTTATTACGCCTAATACCCGTTCTCTCCATCCACCAAAGAAATAGAATGCTCCACCAACAATATTCAATAAAACAATTGCCAAAGCCATAACCATCCGTTCAGTATTGGAGATCGTTCTTGAAAGCATGATTTCCCGTAAAACCAAAATTACCCATAACAGCGATAATAAGATCGAAAGGCTCCCTAGTATAGGGAAAATACCAAGGTTAAATATTCGCGCCAACATAGCAACGCTGTAAAAAGCAAGACTAAACAGGAAAGCTTGTTTAGTCTGATGCTCTAAATTCTTCATCTTAATAAACGTCTAACTCGGGATCGATCTCTTCTTTCCAAGCCAGTATACCGCCTTTTAGATTTGCCAGGTTGTCAAAACCCTGTTGCTCCAATAACATGATTGCCTGCGCAGAACGTTTTCCTGAACGGCATTGTACGATAACTGGCTTATCCTTTGCGATCTTATCCGCCTCGATCAATATGCCCGAAAGGGGTATATTCAATCCATTGAGATTTGATACTTCATATTCAAACGGTTCGCGAACATCAATCAATTGAAAATCCTCGTTGTTATCGATTTTATTCTTTAATTCTTCTACAGATACTTCTTTCATTTTCAAACAATTTAATAGTCAAATATACTACATTTTTTCCGCCCTCTGTCCACTTATAGAATTTTCCTTATCTTCATGCAGATATTACTAAGCTTTATATGAATTCAATACCTAAAATTATTTTCTCCTTATCTTTGCTGGCAATTTCGGCAATTACCTATGGACAACAGGTTATTTCCAACCAGGAACGCCAAGATGTTAGCCGTATACTCACTACCTTGGCTGCTGACGGTATGCGTGGTAGGTCTGCGCTCGCCAAAGACATTGAAAAAGCAGCAGATTTTATTGCCGGCGAGATGAAAAGAATAGGTCTCACACCCTATGCGGAGCAAAGCTATAGACAATCTTTTGAACTAGATAAAATCTCTCCGTTGAGCAAATCTGCAACGGTAAATAACCAGATTATTCCTGTAGATCACATTATTTCACTTGGCCAACAGGTGGATTTGGAATGGGATAATAAAAGCGCTATAACTATTGTGAAAATAAAATCAGGTGATGATTTTTCGAAAGTATTTAGAGAACATTCTTTGTCCAAAGAAAATACACTTGTATTGGTGGATCCCTCTTTTGAAAACTATTTTGTCCGTTTTGGTCAAATGCTTAACGCTCCTAAATTTATCGAAGAGCCTACTGTACAGAAACCTTCAATTGTCTATCTCCTGACAAAGGAAATCCCGACAACTTATAAAATTCAGATTAAAAAGGCCCTTCAAAAATTTCCATTGTTTAATGTGGCGGGCATTATTCCTGGAAAAAGTAAGCCTAACGAATATGTCATCTTTTCGGGACATTACGACCATATAGGTATTCTTCCGGCTGTTGGCCAAGATTCCATTGCCAATGGAGCAGATGATGATGCCTCGGGCGTGACAGCAATGCTGACCCTCGCAGATTATTACAAAAAACAGAATAAGAATGAAAGAACGCTTATTTTCGTTGCCTTTACAGCAGAAGAACTGGGTATGTACGGCTCAAAATATTTTTCCAACCATATTGATGCCGATCAAGTAGTTGCCATGATCAATATGGAAATGATTGGAAAAGATTCAAAATTCGGCCCTAATACCGTGTACATTACCGGATACGATCAATCCAATCTGGGCCAATTGATGCAGGAGAATCTGAAAAATACGACCTTCAAATTCTACCCCGATCCTTATACTAAACAGAATCTGTTTTACCGAAGTGACAATGCAGTGCTTGCGGCCAAGGGGGTCCCGGCACATTCGTTCTCAACCTCCCAAATGGACAAGGATGAATACTATCACACCGTAAATGATGAAGTATCTACGCTAAACGTTCAAAATATCATCTCCAGTATAGAGGCTATCGCGATAGGTGCCTCAGGAATTGTAGAAGGCAGGCAAACACCTTCCCGCGTCGAAAAACTAAAAGATTAAGAAACAGCAGTCGCTTTGACTTCCTTTTGCATGACATAGTCGTTCAGTACATAGTCATAATAAGGAATATCAACGGTTTGAACTACTTTAAAGCCCTGCTTCAGATAAAAATGATAAGCAGGGTTATTCCTGTTTACATTCAGTTCAAGAATACCTCTTCCTTTTAAAACTGTTTTTTCTGAAGCGAACTCTATCAGTGTTTTTCCGAACCCTTTACCCTGTACACCAGGCATCAAGTAGAGTTTTTCGATACGTACGCGGTCTTCGAGCGTCTTCAATGCGATAAATCCTTGCCCGATACCATCTTCCTTCAATACATAAAAAAACTGACCATTGACCATACTTTCCGCAAGTCCTTCCACTGTATAATTTTTTTCCAGCATAAAGTCGATTTGATCTTGCGAAAGTACTTCAGCATAAGTAAGCGGCCAAATGATATAAGCCATATTGGAAATGCTTCTGATATCGCTTTGCTCCGCCAGTTCGATTGTTATCATGTGATCTTCTCTCCTATTAAAATGTATTTTACTTGGGAAAATTCAAGAATAAATAAGCCATCCTTTTCCATTTCGTATTCCTTATCGTTTATCTTGATCAATCCCGTATACTTATTATCTTCGTCCTTATCAGCGCTAACTATCAAAATTCGCTCGCCTTCTGCCTTCCATTTGGTAAACCCTGTTGTCACAAAATAATAACGAAAGCCGTTGGAAAAAAGGACAATATTGATCTGCTCAAGATAGGCCCGATAATAGCCTAAATCCAACTGATCCGAAACGATATTTACCGCTTTATATTGATGTGCTATAAGGTATTCGATCGCAGCTTTTAGAAAAGCAACATCATAAGAAATCACCTTCAGGTTCTCCTGAGACGCATCAATGGCATTTTTTGTAAAAACAATATCGAACTTATACCCTCGTGCATCCAGTAAATCCATTGTTCTTTCTTCGATTACAATGGTTGGGCTCCATTCCAACAGCTGGCCCAGATCCTCTTCATCAATAAGGAAGAGATCTTCAATCAGTAATGCCGGTTCCTGATTTTCTCGGACAATATGGTGCGATGACATGGGATGAATTTAATATCCGAGCCTACGCAAGGTGATGTAAGCCATTAATCCCGTGCTAATCTCCAAAGAAGCCTCATCCACGTCAAATGTGGGCGTATGTACAGCAGAAGATATCCCTCGTGCCGCATTACCTGTACCCAAACGATAAAAACAAGCGTCGATTTCCTGCGAATAATACGAAAAATCTTCCGCCGCAGGCCACAGATCCAAGTCAACAACGCTTTCTTTTCCAAGATATTCCTCTGCAAAAGCACGCGCACTTTTAGTGAGTTCAGGCTCATTGATTAGAAAGGGATATCCTTTACGAACTTCAAATTCACAGGTCGCCCCCATGCTTTCGGCGATTCCAACAGCAATTTTCACCATTCTTTCGTGGGCTTCAGCCCGCCATTTCTCGTCAAATGTGCGAAATGTACCTTCCAAATAAACCTGATCGGGGATAATATTTGTAGCCCCATTAGCCATTATCTTTCCAAAAGATAATACCGTTGGTGTACGCGGGTCTGCAAAGCGACTGGCTACCTGTTGCAAAGCGGTAATAATCTGAGCTGTGATCACAATGGGATCGATATTCTGATGTGGGTGAGCTCCGTGTCCGCCTCTTCCTTTTACAGTCATAAATAGTTCGTCGCATGAAGCCATATATTTACCTTCACGGAATCCAACTTTTCCCACTTCAATAAAAGGCATTACATGCTGTCCTATAATTGCCGATGGAGCAGGATCTTGTAACGCCCCTTCTTTTATCATCAAAGAGGCACCGCCTGGTAGGCGCTCCTCGCCGGGTTGGAAGATCAATTTGATGTTTCCTCCAAATTCAGCTTTTAGGCTATGCAATATTTTAGCTGTCCCCAAAAGAGAAGATGTATGTACATCATGGCCACAGGCATGCATTACTCCTGGGTTTTTGGATGCATATGAACGACCCTCCACTTCTTGAATGGGTAAAGCATCCATATCTGCACGCAATGCAATTACTTCATTGGAAGATAGGTTACCCGTGATTAAAGCGACAATCCCCGTATCTGCTTTAGTCTCATAGGGAATTCCCAATTGATCCAGCTGCGATTTTACAAAGGCCGAGGTATTGTATTCTTCAAAGGAAAGTTCAGGATTCTGATGAAGATGTCTACGATTGGAAACCGTATCTTCAAAATATTGATGAGCTAGGGCCAGGACTTTTTCTTTCGTACTTGCCATAAAAGGTTGATTGATTTATTGATAGACAAAAACGTTCTCCGAAAATACAAAGACATTGCTAAAATATTGACGTAACTCGCGCATGAAGGCATTTGCCTCCGATCGACTTCTAAAATCTCCTACCTTGACGCGATAATTGGGTTCATCATAGGTGATATAAGTATCAATATCTTTATACATGTTTCGGAAACGTGTCTGTTCCGAAAACGCTTGATTTCTGCTCGATCCAGCAAATATCTGGACACGGAAGCCTCTTACTTTGACCCGCGATGCCGCAGATCGGACAATGGGCTTAGAAGGTACTACTGTCGCTTTGCTTTCGACAGGATTGATTCCCATAGCTGCCCTGAAATTTTGAAGCTGTGTAATCAACGTATCTTTGGTTACAATTACTCCACCTTTTTCCTGCGCGTTCGCTTGAACAACAGAAAACAACACAAGTACATGTACGAAAATCAATCCTCTCTTCAGCATAGTTTAACCGTTCTTATCGATTAGTTATTTGCGCCGTGGCAATTTTTATATTTTTTTCCTGAACCACAAGGACACTCGTCATTGCGTCCAACCGTATTTTCATTACGAACAGGTTCTTTTGGTCCATCGTTCACATCTTCTTCACTGACACCTGTAGGTGATGTCAACTCCGCTTTTGTTTCAACAGTTTTAACTGGAGCCTGTTGCACTTGTCTTGCTTGCATTGAAGTCGGCTCTTGACCAGGGATCTCCCCTTTGAAAATAAAGCTTACCACATCCTTATTCATGGAAGCCAACATTCCTTTGAACAAATCAAATGCCTCCATTTTATAAATGATAATCGGATCTTTCTGTTCATAAACAGCATTCTGAACGGATTGTTTCAAATCATCCATTTCACGCAGGTGCTCTTTCCAAGCCTCATCGATTAAGGCCAAAACAATTCCTTTTTCAAAAGACTTAAAAACTTCTTTACCGTTGCTTTCAATCGCTTTTTTCAAATTGGCCGAAACCTGAATGCCACGGATACCATCGGTAAATGGAATGACTACGTTTTCGACAATTTGACCTCTTTCTGCATATACATTATTCAGAACAGGTACCGTCAAAGCACCAACGGCTTCAATTTTATGATGATAAGCATCGAGTGCATGCTCGAAAAGACGTTCCGTCAAGGCTTCAATTTTACCTTGAGCAAATTCTTCTGCGGTAATTTCTGGTGTGATTGCAAAAATACGGATTACTTCAATTTGAAAATCTTCGTAGTTACCTTGTTCTTTTGCTTCAACGACAATTTCTTCGGCTACATCAAAAATCATGTTGTTCAAATCCACGTCTAAACGTTCTCCAAACAAGGCGTTTTTTCGCTTTGAATAGATGACGGTACGTTGTGAATTCATGACATCGTCATACTCCAATAGGCGTTTACGGATCCCGAAGTTATTCTCTTCCACTTTACGTTGCGCACGCTCGATGGATTTGGTCAACATACTATGTTGCATCACTTCGCCCTCTTCGACTCCCATTTTCACCATGATGTTAGAAATCCGCTCCGAAGCAAATAAACGCATCAAGTTGTCTTCAAGTGAAACAAAGAATTGCGATGAACCTGGATCTCCTTGACGACCAGCACGACCACGTAACTGACGGTCAACACGACGAGATTCGTGTCTTTCGGTACCGATAATGGCAAGACCTCCAGCTTTTTTCACTTCCTCGGTCAATTTAATATCCGTACCACGACCAGCCATATTTGTAGCGATAGTCACCTGTCCGGGACGTCCAGCTTCAGCAACGATATCAGCTTCTTTTTGGTGTAACTTAGCATTCAAAACATTATGTTTGATCTTACGCAGTTGGAGCATACGACTTAACAACTCCGAAATCTCTACAGATGTCGTTCCGACCAATACTGGACGTCCTGCATCTGTCAATCGTTGAATTTCTTCGGCTACTGCATTGTATTTTTCACGCGCAGTACGATAAATCAAATCTTGACGGTCATCCCGTTGAGCCACACGATTGGTTGGAATCTCGACTACATCAAGTTTGTAAATTTCCCAAAGCTCACCAGCCTCGGTTGATGCCGTACCAGTCATACCCGAAAGCTTGTGGTACATGCGGAAATAGTTTTGCAATGTAATCGTTGCGTAAGTTTGTGTAGCATCTTCTACTTTCACATTTTCCTTTGCTTCGATCGCCTGGTGCAAGCCATCCGAGTAACGACGGCCGTCCATGATACGACCTGTTTGCTCATCAACAATTTTTACTTTACCTTCATCAACGATATATTCAACGTCATTTTCAAACAAGGTATAAGCTTTTAACAGCTGGTTGATCGAGTGAATACGCTCTGCTTTGATTGAATAATCACGCAACATGTCTTCTTTCTGAGCTGCCTTTTCTTCCAAAGTCAACGAAGACTTTTCAATTTCAGCAATTTCAGTACCAACATCTGGTAAAATAAAGAAGGAAGGATCCTCTCCAGTTGCTGTAATCAACTCGATACCTTTCTCTGTCAATTCTACTTGATTGTTCTTTTCGTCTATAACAAAATAAAGCTCTGCATCTACTTTAGGCATATTTTTATTTTGCTCCTGCATATAGTAATTCTCAACTTTTTGCAAGATAGATCGGTTTGCACCCTCACTTAAGAATTTGATTAAAGCTTTATTTTTAGGTAAACCTCTATAAGCTCTCAATAGTGCTAAACCACCGCCTTCAACATCAGAATCACCGGAGGCCAATGCTTTTTTAGCATCATTCAAAACGGTATTGATATATGCTTTCTGAACGTGCACCAAGCGCTCAATACGTGGTTTCAATTGGTAAAACTCATGTTGATCACCACGTGGAATTGGACCAGAGATAATCAAAGGCGTACGGGCATCATCAATCAATACGGAGTCAACCTCATCGACCATGGCAAAGTGTAATTTTCCTTGCACCAATGCGTCCGGAGTCTGAACCATATTATCACGTAAATAATCGAAACCAAACTCGTTATTCGTACCATATACGATATCCGATTGATAAGCTTTACGACGTTGCGGAGAATTTGGTTGATGTTTATCGATACAGTCAACAGATAGCCCGTGGAACTCAAATAATGGAGCATTCCACTCCGAGTCACGACGAGCAAGGTAATCGTTCACCGTTACGATGTGCACGCCTTGACCAGAAAGAGCAT
The genomic region above belongs to Sphingobacterium zeae and contains:
- a CDS encoding PLDc N-terminal domain-containing protein — encoded protein: MKNLEHQTKQAFLFSLAFYSVAMLARIFNLGIFPILGSLSILLSLLWVILVLREIMLSRTISNTERMVMALAIVLLNIVGGAFYFFGGWRERVLGVIKK
- a CDS encoding rhodanese-like domain-containing protein, giving the protein MKEVSVEELKNKIDNNEDFQLIDVREPFEYEVSNLNGLNIPLSGILIEADKIAKDKPVIVQCRSGKRSAQAIMLLEQQGFDNLANLKGGILAWKEEIDPELDVY
- a CDS encoding M20/M25/M40 family metallo-hydrolase translates to MNSIPKIIFSLSLLAISAITYGQQVISNQERQDVSRILTTLAADGMRGRSALAKDIEKAADFIAGEMKRIGLTPYAEQSYRQSFELDKISPLSKSATVNNQIIPVDHIISLGQQVDLEWDNKSAITIVKIKSGDDFSKVFREHSLSKENTLVLVDPSFENYFVRFGQMLNAPKFIEEPTVQKPSIVYLLTKEIPTTYKIQIKKALQKFPLFNVAGIIPGKSKPNEYVIFSGHYDHIGILPAVGQDSIANGADDDASGVTAMLTLADYYKKQNKNERTLIFVAFTAEELGMYGSKYFSNHIDADQVVAMINMEMIGKDSKFGPNTVYITGYDQSNLGQLMQENLKNTTFKFYPDPYTKQNLFYRSDNAVLAAKGVPAHSFSTSQMDKDEYYHTVNDEVSTLNVQNIISSIEAIAIGASGIVEGRQTPSRVEKLKD
- a CDS encoding GNAT family N-acetyltransferase is translated as MITIELAEQSDIRSISNMAYIIWPLTYAEVLSQDQIDFMLEKNYTVEGLAESMVNGQFFYVLKEDGIGQGFIALKTLEDRVRIEKLYLMPGVQGKGFGKTLIEFASEKTVLKGRGILELNVNRNNPAYHFYLKQGFKVVQTVDIPYYDYVLNDYVMQKEVKATAVS
- a CDS encoding M20 metallopeptidase family protein — its product is MASTKEKVLALAHQYFEDTVSNRRHLHQNPELSFEEYNTSAFVKSQLDQLGIPYETKADTGIVALITGNLSSNEVIALRADMDALPIQEVEGRSYASKNPGVMHACGHDVHTSSLLGTAKILHSLKAEFGGNIKLIFQPGEERLPGGASLMIKEGALQDPAPSAIIGQHVMPFIEVGKVGFREGKYMASCDELFMTVKGRGGHGAHPHQNIDPIVITAQIITALQQVASRFADPRTPTVLSFGKIMANGATNIIPDQVYLEGTFRTFDEKWRAEAHERMVKIAVGIAESMGATCEFEVRKGYPFLINEPELTKSARAFAEEYLGKESVVDLDLWPAAEDFSYYSQEIDACFYRLGTGNAARGISSAVHTPTFDVDEASLEISTGLMAYITLRRLGY
- a CDS encoding SPOR domain-containing protein; the protein is MLKRGLIFVHVLVLFSVVQANAQEKGGVIVTKDTLITQLQNFRAAMGINPVESKATVVPSKPIVRSAASRVKVRGFRVQIFAGSSRNQAFSEQTRFRNMYKDIDTYITYDEPNYRVKVGDFRSRSEANAFMRELRQYFSNVFVFSENVFVYQ
- the secA gene encoding preprotein translocase subunit SecA translates to MLKFLSKLFGSKSERDIKGIQPVVDQIKAEYEKLSNLTNDELRAKTVDFKERIKNYLADIDQEIDSLKKEAEEDEDDMAKKTSIYEQVDKLSKDRDKKLEEVLKDILPEAFAVVKETSRRLTENEELEVTANDFDRELAVYKPNVVINGDKAIWKNKWMAAGTEVTWNMVHYDVQLIGGIVLHSGKIAEMATGEGKTLVGTLPTYLNALSGQGVHIVTVNDYLARRDSEWNAPLFEFHGLSVDCIDKHQPNSPQRRKAYQSDIVYGTNNEFGFDYLRDNMVQTPDALVQGKLHFAMVDEVDSVLIDDARTPLIISGPIPRGDQHEFYQLKPRIERLVHVQKAYINTVLNDAKKALASGDSDVEGGGLALLRAYRGLPKNKALIKFLSEGANRSILQKVENYYMQEQNKNMPKVDAELYFVIDEKNNQVELTEKGIELITATGEDPSFFILPDVGTEIAEIEKSSLTLEEKAAQKEDMLRDYSIKAERIHSINQLLKAYTLFENDVEYIVDEGKVKIVDEQTGRIMDGRRYSDGLHQAIEAKENVKVEDATQTYATITLQNYFRMYHKLSGMTGTASTEAGELWEIYKLDVVEIPTNRVAQRDDRQDLIYRTAREKYNAVAEEIQRLTDAGRPVLVGTTSVEISELLSRMLQLRKIKHNVLNAKLHQKEADIVAEAGRPGQVTIATNMAGRGTDIKLTEEVKKAGGLAIIGTERHESRRVDRQLRGRAGRQGDPGSSQFFVSLEDNLMRLFASERISNIMVKMGVEEGEVMQHSMLTKSIERAQRKVEENNFGIRKRLLEYDDVMNSQRTVIYSKRKNALFGERLDVDLNNMIFDVAEEIVVEAKEQGNYEDFQIEVIRIFAITPEITAEEFAQGKIEALTERLFEHALDAYHHKIEAVGALTVPVLNNVYAERGQIVENVVIPFTDGIRGIQVSANLKKAIESNGKEVFKSFEKGIVLALIDEAWKEHLREMDDLKQSVQNAVYEQKDPIIIYKMEAFDLFKGMLASMNKDVVSFIFKGEIPGQEPTSMQARQVQQAPVKTVETKAELTSPTGVSEEDVNDGPKEPVRNENTVGRNDECPCGSGKKYKNCHGANN